atccccttgtGCTGGAGTAACATTCGGTTATGAGCCCTTGGATGTGAGTGCTAAGAAgcaaagtcaggtcctctgaaagagcaacaagtgcccttcaccactgggccatctcctcagcccatgtCTCTCCCTCTTGGGTCCCTCCTTTTCTGCCTCTTGGAAGCCCCCAAAGCCAAATCCAGATTGCATTCTTTCTTTGACACACCTTTCTGATCACTTAAACCTACCAAATCCATTTCTCGTTTCTGTGAATCTCTCataactcactttaaaaaaatatgtgtttttactgtttttagttctgtgtgtgtgtgcatagttgTGTGAACGTGAGTGCTGGTGcccttgaggccagaagagagcatcagactccatagacctggagttacaggagattgtAAGCAGTCTGACATGGGTGTTGAGAGCTGAACTCtgttcctctgaaagagcagtcaataCACATGCTCTTAAGCCCTGAGTCACAGCCCAGTCCCACACTTGTCTTTAAAGACTGGGCCTCACTATTTAAAACAGGATTgcggccaggcggcggtggtgcacgcctttagtcccagcactcgggaggcagagccaggtggatctctgtcagttcaaggccagcctgggctacaaaacgagtcccaggaaaggcgcaaagctacacagagaaaccctgtctcgaaaaaccaaaaaaaaaaaaaaaaaaaaaaaaaaaaaaaaaaaaaaacaggattgcctggaacttgctaaatagcccaagctggtctcatagtcataactgatcctcctgcctcagcctccagaatgctgaaATGATAGACATGTGCTAAAACACCCGACCATTGGCAGATTATTAAGAACTCAGTCTACATGTCTTCCTTGAGACTGTGTTCTCTGGGCATAGACTTGGTAGATTTTGGATGGAGGAAGAATTtgtaaataacttttttttttcccctctggaaCCTCTAAATCCTTTGCTTCGGCCTAAATCCATTTAGGCCAAATCCATTTGCTTAGGCAAATGGAAAAGTAATGAGGAAGAGCAGTACAGAGATCCTGTCCTTGTGAAACACATATTTCACACGAACAGCATTCACAGCTACCTGTGCTGGATTTCAAACTATTAGACGTTCAttaaaaaatgcacacacacacacacacaaagtaaaacatCGAATGTGGGGGGAACCATGAAGCTGGATtggcctagctgccttgagaggctTCTGTCATAGGTTTTTCAGATTAGAGTCCATGGCTCGTGGGGCACAGGGTCCCTTCCGGTTCCTGAGAGACTGATGCACTCCCTAAGGCAGCAAAGCATTCAGGCTGCCTTGTGTTTCCCTGTATATTCCCTTGGTCGTCAAGGGGGCATGGGAGCTCGAGAAgacaattggtcttagacattaatcttgcATACTCGGTATGACTTGTAAGCTTCACTGTATCCTGGCAACTGCAACAGTATCGATCCTGGAAACTGGCATTATAGTCTGTTTCTGATAAAGATATAAAAAGTGGGATTGCTCTAaataaaattgtcacagcctCAGTAGTGCTGCGGCCCCTCCAGCCTGGCCTGATTTCATCCCTCAAGGTCATATCAGATGATGTCGGCCCAGGTAGTAAGTGCAGGCACTTACGATCTAAAATGTCATAATTCATTTGAATTTGGCTTTGATTTCCACTGAGTGAAAATACTATGAGATGGGTTCCTATAGATAGATGTGGTCCCTGTATCAcataaaggggatttatttatcttcaaaatttgtttttaagtaggatggagaaaagagagggaagaagggaagaaaacgTGATGAGAACAGAGGGTAGCACACTGAAGTCTAGGGATGGCGCAAGAAAACAGCACCACGGACGACTTTGTCTGCTTCAGGGCGAGGCTACCCTCGTGGATGTCACTTCTCAGCGCACCTGCTGCGGCTCCCTTTCTCTTCAGACACCGAGCGCTCTGCTCACTTGGTAGCACTCAAAACTCCACAGGGCAGCCAAGACGATGGCGTTCCACCAGAGAACTAGGAAATAATATTCATCTGGAGAAGGGCTGCCCCGTGGGGAAGAAGCCATGAGACGGGTGTGACGTGTGCTTCGCTTGGGATGGTCACCCTCCTCCCCATCAACCCACCTACTCAGTTACAACTTAATGACTCGAAAAGACAGGCTTAGCCGCCCACGGAGATGTACCTCCTCTTCTGATACGACCTTGAGTTAGATCCAAATGGCTGAGGCAACAGCTGAAGCCTCTCAGCTGAGACGATCAGGACAGAACAAGCTCTCTAAAGCTTGGGAATCATTCACTTGGCCCACTCACTTGTCTGAGTCCTGCTTCTTACATACAGGGCTGAAACTACATCACTCAGAATTAATGGCCCCAGAAACTGGCCCCTACTTCTCCATTACCCGTATTCCTTACCGTTTTCCAACCCCAAGACTTCCCTCAAGCAAAGCTGCTCTCTGCACTACCTAAGAAATAGAATGATAGGGTAACAGACTTGGAAACAACCTTCAAGTTTACCTAGCTTTATGGGTGGAAAAACTAACAACTAGAAAACTAATGACAGGAAACTAATAATCAAGTTTTGATAAAATTTCCAGAATTGGGTGCCTCtatttgtcttcctctctcctttggcTGTGAGGCTGTCATGTCCATACTTGAACATGGGGTGTCCACACATTGAATTTAACAGCAAGAACCAAAAGGGGAAGGAGCTGGCAGTCTGGTCCAAAGCCCTCTCTGTTTCCTCCAAaactttgaaaaggaaaaacattagcTCAGAGAGGCTCAGTCCTTCCTTGGGACATTGGTATCTGTATCTCTCCACAGTCTTTGTGGGAAATGGTTTctgaccagtcaggtgccttccaatctccttttcttttcttttgcaacCTGGGGGACCTGATGAACAGGAACAGATGCGGTATAAGTCATATAATCTGTCTCTAGAAAAGCCTTAAAGATCCCAGAAGTACCCCTATACACAAAATACAGGCTCCTTTCACTTCTCTTGGTTGCCCACCCTACTGCTGTAGACAACACAGACTTGTTGGATGAAAGCTGTGGAGAAATTAGGCTGGAACTGAGTGGAAGATTTTCCCCTGCTGGCTGGCTCTCAGTGTGCCAGGCAGTGCTGTGCAGGGTGCTGTGGGGCAAAGGCGTTGATGAGTCAACACAGATGGGAACTGACACCCCAACCTACCATGCAAGATGTGCCTATCGGTGTAACAGTGGCAGGACTGTTGGGGGGGAACCCACTGCTTCCTAATTGGATTTTGGCCTTGCCTAATAGTGTCAACCACCACCGAAAAGGTCTTCGACTCCGGAGGGGAACCTAATCTGGCTGCTTGGCTGAATCAACACAGCGTCAAACCACCCTCTGAATAGCTCTGTTTATTGTTATTTACTGTTATTTGTCTACAGACAAAGGGTACTCTCTTCCTTAAACAAAGGCTTTGTTCACTCCTTGCAGTGAACAAAGGTAAACGCAAGTACTCATGGCTGAACaagatgctgggaataaaggatGCTCATCCCCAGGCAAGACATTTATATCACCCCTTAAGGTTCACACAGCATTATGAAAAGGGGGACCGAAAGAGTCTAAGGGCCATGGGACAGGAAGAGGGGATGCAAAATACCTCCTTCTGTACACAACTTGGCTATGGCAACCATGAACTTGCTGCAGCTTGGCCTCCTGGGACTGGGTGCaccaaagtcaggtcctcttAACAGTCAACCAGGGAGGGGGAAGGACTCATGGGCCATACCACACATGGCCTACCCTGGGAGCCCACAGGTTCAGGCTCTGATGGTGAGCTCCAAACTCACAGATGGCTCTGATCAGCCTTTGTGGCGCACAGGAAAGCAGGCTCTGGGTTGAGGGAGAAAAAATGCATGAAGTTGTGGGTGGAGACATAGGGGGCgtgagaggagttggaggagacCGAGTTGGGTGGATTtggtcaaaacaaacaagaagtttaaaatacatatattaaaggAGAAAGGTTCCTAGGAGGTGACCCCAAttgctttttcttaaaaaaaaaaatcaattgaggGCTGGAGATCCGGCTCAGAGGTTACCagcactttctgttcttgcagagaccaaggttcagtttccagaactcaCGGAGAGTCTCacaccaactgtaactccagtgtcgGGGAGTTAGAGGGCCCCCTTTCCACCTCTCTGGGCACTTCATAAAtgtgacacaaacacacaaaataaaacaagtaaattgaaggggaagtggagacaaaccgccccacccccagcaaaaATCTATTAATTGATTGCTgctggaagaggaaacctcagttttctttaatggagtgCCATTGGGTATGACAGCCATACCTCAGGGCAGGCCTCAcgctcaggagtagttggccagcCCAAATTGAactccatggttttttttttttttgtttttgtttttgttttttaagagaaagaaagaacacgaagctgatatttttaattcatttttaattaaaacaggaTCATGTCActtttcccccttctcccttttcctccagctcctgccatgTCCCCTCCTTCCAACCCCTTCTATGTTCCCTCGTTCTCAAACTGATAGgctcttcttttattattactgtgcatatatatatatatatgtatatatatgtatacatatatatatatataccctgctgagtcatttttgttgttgtttatgtctATATAGTTTCAAGGCTGATCACTTTGTaatggataaccaattagggggctGGGTAGGAACATCAGAAAGAACTAGGAAAAGTTGGAGgcaggggatgaatatgatcaaaatacattgtatgagccaggcattgtgacataggcctttaatcccaaccctcggtggcagaggagggcagatctctgttgagtttgaggccagcctgttgtaCATTGTGAATCCCAGACCATTCAAGGCTACAAGATAAGATGctgtcttaaacaaaaaacatacataatatgaaactcttaaaaaataaattaaaaagtgattCAAAAAATGTATGCCATATATAATCTTTCatgcacaaaattaaaatttttaaacaaaatgatcTGATTCTCTGCTGATAAGTTCTCATACTCTGCCTCACCCAATCCTGTCCTACCACACTGGATCTTTGAGATAAAGATATTTTACACCAAAAGGATTTTTGCTATGATTTTGACTTTTCAGAATATTGACTTACTGTTGTTTACATAGATTAATAATTGGGTTCTGGTTGTCTGGTGTTTGGTTGGTGGTCCCTTGAGTGTTAAACCTGAGTGAGTAGTGCTCACTCTCACCCAGTCCTACAAGATGCCCGTTGATTCTCATCAATTGACTCACCGGCAAGGAGCAAGAACTGAAAACACGTGCGGAGTTTGTGGTTTAATTCAGCAAAGATGTTTTTATTGACACAGAATCAGTGGTGGCTCCTCAGACACACTGGCAGGATCCACCACCCGCCCCCATTCTGCTCACAGCGGTACACCACAGCCACAGCTCGGGTCAACCGGAGAGAAGTTCGCACACCCTGTGCTATTCAATATACCCCTGAAAATTAACTGGCCCCAAGTCATCACAAGTGACAAGAATGAAGCCCTCTATAGGGGCGATTTGGTACCTGCAGGCAGGGTATCTGGTGCCATCGATGAGCTGACAGACTGTCATTCTGAATCTCGTCTCACTCTGGAAGCAGGAGCTATCAGAATAGTTTGGGCACGTCATCTGCTTGGAGGAAGTGCAAACGCTGTTGATTTTCTGAGGCCGCTCATGGATGAAGACATGCAGCTTTTTGCACGCGTGGTCAGGTTCCCTGATGACTCTCTGTAGTATCATGTAGTTGCAGTACCTCAGAAGGGCAGAGTTCTGAGGATAGTCCACGTGCAAATGCTCTATGGAGGTCAGCGTGATGTCCTCAGTCGTCTCGTTTTCCCAgaacaggagcagcaggaaaACGATCACCATTAGTACCATCAGGGGCAAGATTCCCTTCACATCTCTGGCTTTAACTCCTAGTAAACAAAGGgaacagaaaggaggagagggtgaTGAGAGTCCTCCAGGATATAGTATCCTGTCCTGCTACTTAAAATCACACTGGCCATGGAAGACCCTATTGCAAGGGCTGCCCGTCAGAAAGCTCTCACTCCTATTACTGATCAGCTTCCTTTCCACCCAGTTCCACACGCTGCCCAGACTACCGACTAccatctgttctttctttccctcgCAGGGATTCTCCTGCGGTCTGTGCTAGCTCCCCTCACCTGCCCTTCTTGCTCTTGCTCTCACAGGTAACATGTCCTTTTAATCATGTATGTGAGGAAATCCTTTGCGTCTCACAGTCCCCAGACAAGAGCTGGTAAGGAGTTGCTGACTGtggggagggcagaagaggagagGGCAGAAAGGGAGGAACCCGTGGAACAGTGTGCTTGGATGCCTTCGGGGAGGAAGAGGCTTTGCCTTCAAAGTGAGACATTGGTGAGGCCGGTCCCGGATAGAGGTTCTCGTTGAACAGCTGTGGACTCTGTGGAAACATGTAATCCTGGTGTATGCCAACCACAGTATTGCCCATCATCTAAGTTTTTAATCAGTCCTAACTACAAATCTGTGAAAGAGCTGCTGTTTTTACTCCACTAATAGAGATAGACATTCCAGACGGGTCATGGTTGGGACATAAAATCAGGAAGCATAGCAAGAGTTCCATCCTGCCAGCTCCAAACACCAGTTTCAGCACGCTTGATTCCCGTATGGTATCTGGGGCTGGGTAAAATCAGTTCTCTGGACTGAGCTGAGCGTTCATCTAGCTAAAGCCCTGGGCTTCTGAAGGTGTGGCAACAGTTCCCAGACTCTGCTGAATCTTTGAACCATATCAggtgttaaaacaaacaaaacacaaatcatCCGTCAGCAGCTTCCACATGGGAATTAGTAGATGAGCACTTAGTAAGACATGTGGTTCCGGATGCTGAGGCAATAGAAAAACTGTGTCACCGTCCATCTCAGAACGTCTGATGAACAGAtgtggggcgggggcgggaggggggcaTAGAAAACAGCGCTTGATGTAGTCTTGCTCTGACATTGAGCATTTAGCTGGAGTGTGCGGatgaacatgtgtgtggaagtgtgtgcgtgtatgtgtgtctgaatgtatggatgtgtgtatgtgagaatgtgtgtgtgattatgtgagggtgcatgtgtgtgtatgactatAAGTATGTGGagtggtatatatgtgtgaaaacgtacatgtgtgagagtgtatatgaatgtgtgtgttgtacattTATGTGAGAGCGtgttattgtatatgtatgtgtgactgtAAATGTGTGTGATGTGAATGTATTAtgtgaggttgtgtgtgtgtttgtgttagtgTGTATACGCAAATGTTTAAGTGTGtgtaagagaagaagagagagagagagagggagagacagtctGCTGGGGTTTGGGCAAAAGATCAAAAGCACGATATGTGCTGACCATTTGCTTTGGCCCTGAGCTATACTCCAGCCTCCGATGTTGTTTTAGGAAGATAAGTGTGGTCCTTAGAATGACAATGGTCCCTACAGCCCTgtacatttgaacacttggtccccatttgatggaactgtttgggaaggattgtgaGGCGTGTCACCAGCAGTGGGCTTCGAGGttccaaaagcccacaccattcccagctctctctctgcctctgtctccatcatctccaccagggtgtgagctctcagctcctgctccagcaccatgcctgcctgcctgcttgttgccatgctccctgccatgatggccacGGACTCCAGTTTCCTGAAACTCTAAGTCCCCAGTAAACTCTTCTGTAagtagccttggtcatggtgtcttagcacagaaacagaaaaacagcttAGACAACGAGTATGATGGGatccatcttcctttctctctctcttttttgtataTATCTGCAGCTATTTATGTAATAAGTTTAAATTCTTGCTCTCGTGGAGTTTACATCTGGTAGATGCTGATTGACAATGAAAAGTAAACATACTGGGTGTTCTAGAAGATGGACACTGTGCAGTTTTACGTGGGACAGTCAGAggcctgtttccttttctttctgtttaacaAATCTCAATGTTGTTTAGGAATTTGCCaggccttgggctggagagatggctcaatggttaagggcACCTGGGATGGAGATCGTGCCCTAAGAAGGGCTAAGGGCTCATCACTCTCTTTTTGAAGATGCCTCATCTGATCAATTCACATCAAACTGAAATACATGGCTATCCATATGAAAGAAGGGGTGTCATTTATTAAGTGGTGctgtttaccatgcaagaaaagccacaaggcagaacaaaacccactataagagtttatgaAGGGAATAGATAgggggtgtgcataggcctatggaatgaccatGCACGAAGAGAGCTGAGGAATAggtggaacctgcttttataggtccctccccctgcacatgcgcatatgggcttacgtaGCCATGCCACGCATGCATAAAATATGTGATCACACTGCATGCGGCacatggattacataggacataaggccctgggatgactaaacATCTtacctggctactggacagtgcagGTGCGCAATCATGCacgtggtcatgtagctgggggagtggctaggaattctaacgaGGGGGAGCTTCACAGTGTAATCAGGAAAGGCCAATGCCCTCAGCTCCACTTTTCAGCCACTCCTAAGACTAGGATTTTCTGGCTTTTCTAGATTGAAAACAAAGTGGGAGCGGggtattgttatttttaattatcattcAAAGTAATAGCTTCCATGGTGACATCTTTATACATAGATATCAACATGCTTGGCTATCACtgtccaccacacacacactgatctccTCTCTGACCCACTTCCTAGTCCCCTTCCCCTTATCGAATAGTCCCTCTGTCTGCTTTTGTATAGCATACATGCTATTAAGAGGAGGTAGTTTTTTGTGCAAAATCCTTCAGAACGTCTTGGCTACTAATTCCAAACACAAAAGCCTGAGACTTACCCTGCACCTGCTGAGTCAAAGTCTCTGGAGGTAAACTGCACTTGCACTCCATGGCCACCCTCCCCAGAAATAACTCCCCAAGGGATAAATGGCATCTTCatttccagaatggctctcaTCCACAGCAAAATGAGAGCTGCCCACCATCCACCAGGGAATGCTCACTGGACTGGTCTGACTCAGCTACATCTAGACCACTGCCTTGGTACAGAGCTTGCAAGCCAGGAATAAGGCAACCATCCATGAGCTCCTTCCCTGGATGCCTGGAGGgtcttcctttttatttggtttttcaagacagggtttctctgtgtagctttgcgcttttcctggaactcgctttggagaccaggctggcctcaaactcacagagatccgcctgcctcggcctcccgagtgctgggattaaaggcatgcgccaccaccgcccggcctggaggATCTTCTTCAACAGCCACTGCTGGGGGAAGTGAGTTTCCTGCGAATGACTGGCCACATGGTGCTGTAGAGGCTTTGCCTGGCTTCCTCTCCACAAACTGTGCACATATGGAGAAGAGAGTCCATCTTTAGCGCGGTGTCCGCTAAGATCACGTGTTTATAggggagtgtagctagagttttcctgctttgcccacagtcaggacaaatctttgtcacccgccagtcccacagctgctcagacccaaccaagtaaacacagagacttatattgcatacaaactgtatggccgtggcaggcttcttgctaactgttcttatagcttaaattaatctatttccataaatctataccttgccacgtggctggtggcttaccggcgtcttcacatgctgctggtcatggcggcggctgcagtgtctctctcccagccttccgcttcccagaattcttctctctccttgtcccacctacttcctgcctggccacctacttcctgcctggtcactggccatcagtgttttatttattgaccaatcagagcaacagatttgacatacagaccatcccataccaagctggctttagaggtggaattggctcactccccctctaaacccagacatattgcttaaaaaaaaatggttaagagattcttgtgtcccaaatcagaagagccctctggtgtgggacagagaaaaaccaatatttttatttaaaacaggttgattataaatgtgatctctttctaaaaaagaaaaggggatatgatatggatatatagtatatagagatgataagataaaagggtagattaatgaacctacttttaaagaacaacttgtttaaaatgttttacattggtatagattttattttatgtttaaaatgttttacattggtatggattttggtttgttgatacaggcttgaagttaattttgttctactgtatatatatatatgtttctattcttgtttgaggcattgtgtttgtgtaactcatttaaaattgtaatggataattaaaaatagattaataattagtcatctatgataatcatatttgtagccatgttagttaagtcttctaggtatacatagatatatttcagatagataggtaatcttcaaacacttcatagacctagagaatatggcatttaaataacttagaattctgttgacgtgagacacaattgctcctggctgcaccaattgatcccgagagaatgttgggcttctaagacatttccatttggaagtttgtctttttggcacaaaatggcctactgggcaaagaactgcccttgccttgacggctaacagtatgaatgcaatgctgtcctttctggacaagcgggacacaaggaaagcgaccactgtactctgccaagacagggtaagatggtctttcagaattcctgcttctaaaaatggtctgtcatatactctaggcctgtagccaatttgaatgcaccaacaatgctgagaaacattattaggtgactgtccaggctgccggccgtcttggtctactcttgcaagattcccaaaagttgcttgcatccgtctaccatttctcaggtaccattatgttccttctcaggtctttgatgtggttgaagactagatagtcgtaatttcctcagttatgataaaagataagatagctataaaaccttaaactcacaaatataagatagataggacatcttctttaatattgtaactataattcttgctcggtaatggttttgttatatgtaattttaccatgttaaagttaaaaccttcctttttaaaaaaagaagaaaggggaagtgctgtggatatcactctatataaataaaacactgatggccagttgccaggcaggaagtaggtgggacaaggagagaggagaattctgggaagcggaaggctgaggagagagacactacagccaccgcgaggagaggcagcctgtgaggatgccggtaagccaccagccacgtggcagggtatggatttatagaaatgggttagtttgagATGAAAAAGCAGTTGacgggaagcctgccacggccatacagtttataagtgatataagcgtctgagtgattattttgtaactggattgtgggactgcggggcttggggaacctggagagaagccctccagctacaggggaGGCTGAAAGGGAGAAATCAGCAGCCATCTTGAGAGAcgcttccccctcctctccaaagggatttgctgaccagcagttttagaagtgatcaGAGGTTGAACttaaggctgggacaataaatctatgCATCCTGGACTTGGCACAACAAGATAGagggagtaatggactcaactgaccagacATTGACCCTAGAGGAGAGTAGGACTgtaacaataaatctgaatgtgtcaacaaaagcaggacagaGGGAATAAAAATTTTTGTCTctatagatacc
The nucleotide sequence above comes from Peromyscus maniculatus bairdii isolate BWxNUB_F1_BW_parent chromosome 9, HU_Pman_BW_mat_3.1, whole genome shotgun sequence. Encoded proteins:
- the Rnase12 gene encoding putative inactive ribonuclease-like protein 12 isoform X2, with amino-acid sequence MVLMVIVFLLLLFWENETTEDITLTSIEHLHVDYPQNSALLRYCNYMILQRVIREPDHACKKLHVFIHERPQKINSVCTSSKQMTCPNYSDSSCFQSETRFRMTVCQLIDGTRYPACRYQIAPIEGFILVTCDDLGPVNFQGYIE
- the Rnase12 gene encoding putative inactive ribonuclease-like protein 12 isoform X1, with the translated sequence MLPVRARARRAGVKARDVKGILPLMVLMVIVFLLLLFWENETTEDITLTSIEHLHVDYPQNSALLRYCNYMILQRVIREPDHACKKLHVFIHERPQKINSVCTSSKQMTCPNYSDSSCFQSETRFRMTVCQLIDGTRYPACRYQIAPIEGFILVTCDDLGPVNFQGYIE